Proteins encoded by one window of Teretinema zuelzerae:
- a CDS encoding ATP-binding protein, with protein MKELIIISGKGGTGKTSMTAAIASLASRSGSAVFADCDVDAADLHLLFNPEVQEKREFISGHVARIDPLKCISTGQDGGCADCAALCRFDAISLSAAAGCVVEEGSCEGCGVCVRFCPAHAIDFPDRRCGEQYVSNTRFGVLVHAALDIRAENSGKLVTSVRKDAKRIAGEKNADWIIVDGSPGTGCPVIASITGADAALVVTEPTVSGLHDLERVASLAKHLGVRFFVAVNKADINPAQSDEIRSWCGRNSVPFLGTMPWDPSVTRAQIAGKSIIEYNPSCPASQAAASLWDVLVAELQ; from the coding sequence ATGAAAGAATTGATAATCATCAGCGGCAAGGGCGGCACCGGAAAAACGAGCATGACCGCCGCAATCGCGTCTCTCGCGTCCCGATCCGGGTCTGCCGTGTTTGCGGACTGCGATGTGGATGCGGCGGATTTGCATCTTCTCTTTAATCCCGAGGTGCAGGAAAAGCGCGAGTTCATCAGCGGCCATGTAGCGCGGATCGATCCGCTCAAGTGCATTTCGACCGGCCAGGACGGCGGATGCGCCGATTGCGCCGCGCTTTGCCGATTCGACGCCATTTCGCTTTCAGCAGCCGCCGGCTGCGTAGTCGAGGAAGGCTCCTGCGAAGGCTGCGGCGTCTGCGTGCGCTTTTGCCCCGCTCACGCGATCGATTTTCCGGACCGCAGATGCGGCGAACAGTATGTGTCGAACACCCGCTTCGGCGTGCTCGTCCATGCCGCACTCGACATACGCGCCGAGAATTCGGGCAAGCTCGTCACCTCGGTGCGCAAGGATGCGAAGCGGATCGCCGGAGAGAAAAACGCAGACTGGATCATCGTCGACGGATCTCCGGGAACAGGCTGTCCGGTAATCGCTTCGATCACGGGAGCCGACGCGGCCCTCGTCGTAACCGAGCCGACTGTATCGGGCCTCCACGATCTTGAGCGGGTCGCGTCTCTCGCGAAGCATCTGGGCGTCAGATTTTTCGTCGCGGTGAACAAGGCGGACATCAACCCCGCTCAAAGCGACGAAATACGCTCGTGGTGCGGCCGGAACTCGGTTCCCTTCCTCGGTACGATGCCCTGGGATCCGTCTGTTACGCGCGCACAGATCGCGGGAAAAAGCATCATCGAATACAATCCCTCGTGTCCGGCCTCGCAGGCGGCGGCCTCGTTGTGGGACGTGTTGGTTGCAGAATTGCAATAG
- a CDS encoding permease — MDTIFLYGIALLLFILSFAADRQKTKKAFSKGLKALEGILPQFIAVVALIAIMLSLLEPQTISRFIGSDSGPLGVILAGLIGSITLIPGFVAFPLAGELLKNGAGTLQIATFVSALMMVGVITLPVEISYFGKRAAVLRNLLALAFSFAAAFFIAWAAGI; from the coding sequence ATGGACACTATTTTTCTATACGGCATCGCATTGCTGCTTTTTATCCTGTCTTTCGCCGCGGACCGGCAGAAGACGAAAAAAGCGTTCAGCAAGGGATTGAAAGCATTGGAGGGAATACTGCCGCAATTCATCGCGGTAGTCGCGCTGATTGCGATCATGCTCTCCCTTCTCGAACCGCAAACCATTTCACGCTTCATCGGCAGCGACTCCGGTCCCCTCGGCGTAATCCTTGCGGGCCTCATCGGGTCGATCACCCTGATTCCCGGCTTCGTCGCTTTTCCCCTCGCGGGAGAACTGCTGAAAAATGGTGCGGGAACGCTTCAGATCGCAACCTTTGTTTCCGCTCTGATGATGGTGGGAGTCATCACGCTGCCGGTGGAAATCTCGTACTTCGGCAAGCGCGCGGCAGTGTTGAGAAACCTGCTCGCCCTCGCGTTTTCCTTCGCGGCGGCCTTTTTCATCGCATGGGCGGCGGGAATATGA
- a CDS encoding NifB/NifX family molybdenum-iron cluster-binding protein, which translates to MKIAITSSGKIPDSQMDSRFGRAAAFIVFDTEDDSFTALDNTQNLEAAQGAGIQAAQHVVNAGARACVSGHTGPKAFKVLSAAGVPVYLAPGGTVADVYQAWKKGELKQISDADVEGHWV; encoded by the coding sequence ATGAAAATCGCTATTACCTCTTCGGGAAAAATTCCTGATTCTCAAATGGATTCTCGGTTCGGCCGCGCCGCCGCTTTTATCGTGTTCGACACGGAGGACGATTCGTTCACCGCCCTGGACAATACCCAGAACCTGGAAGCGGCCCAGGGCGCCGGAATCCAGGCGGCTCAGCACGTTGTGAACGCCGGAGCCCGGGCTTGCGTCTCGGGACATACCGGACCGAAGGCTTTCAAGGTGCTTTCGGCCGCGGGAGTTCCCGTCTATCTTGCCCCCGGAGGAACGGTGGCCGACGTTTATCAGGCATGGAAGAAGGGCGAGCTCAAGCAGATCAGCGACGCCGACGTCGAGGGCCACTGGGTATGA
- a CDS encoding ATP-binding protein: protein MRIAVASGKGGTGKTTVAVSLALSAPGRAALLDCDVEEPNAALFLKLNGIEESAVTVPVPVIDESACTSCGECARFCEFNAIVHIGTTVMVFPELCHSCGGCALVCPVDAIREEPVAIGTLACASVSRAGESSLRIIQGLLSIGNAMSPPVIRAVKDRSAAEQEAGAVDVFEIIDSPPGTSCPMGTAVTGADYVVLVTEPTPFGLHDLDLAVKTVRKMGIPFGVIVNRSDSGDDRVVRYCGREGIDLLLQIPEDRRIAEGYSRGQPLVESAPEYRSVFSALAVRMKTSARPASGGVQ from the coding sequence ATGAGAATAGCTGTCGCTTCGGGCAAGGGCGGGACGGGAAAGACAACCGTCGCCGTCTCTCTTGCCCTCTCCGCTCCGGGCCGTGCGGCCCTTCTCGACTGCGATGTCGAAGAGCCGAACGCCGCCCTTTTTCTGAAACTGAACGGAATCGAGGAATCCGCGGTTACGGTTCCCGTGCCGGTAATCGATGAAAGCGCGTGTACTTCCTGCGGCGAGTGCGCTCGGTTTTGCGAATTCAACGCGATCGTCCACATCGGCACGACCGTGATGGTGTTCCCGGAGTTGTGCCATTCCTGCGGCGGCTGCGCCCTCGTATGCCCGGTCGACGCGATCCGCGAAGAACCGGTCGCAATCGGAACGCTTGCCTGCGCCTCCGTTTCGCGCGCAGGGGAAAGTTCCCTCCGGATCATTCAGGGCCTTCTGTCCATTGGAAACGCGATGTCCCCTCCGGTCATCCGCGCGGTAAAAGACCGTTCGGCCGCCGAACAGGAAGCCGGCGCTGTGGATGTTTTTGAAATCATCGATTCGCCGCCGGGAACTTCTTGTCCGATGGGAACCGCGGTAACCGGCGCCGACTATGTAGTACTGGTGACCGAACCGACTCCCTTCGGCCTTCACGATCTGGATCTCGCGGTGAAGACGGTGCGCAAAATGGGCATTCCCTTCGGCGTAATCGTGAACCGGAGCGATTCAGGCGACGACCGCGTCGTGCGGTATTGCGGACGGGAAGGCATCGATTTGCTGCTTCAAATCCCGGAAGACCGCCGCATCGCGGAAGGCTATTCGCGCGGGCAACCCCTGGTCGAGTCGGCGCCCGAATACCGGAGCGTGTTTTCCGCTTTGGCTGTGCGCATGAAAACCAGTGCGCGGCCGGCATCCGGAGGAGTACAATGA
- a CDS encoding permease, translated as MKKKTPLQRYIPAIVSLAALGALSLIMPEIAPRAGKAFVDQLTSIALVVPPIFMLLGLLDVWVPRDTMIRFMGPDSGIRGPVLAFLLGSAAAGPLYGAFPVAGVLMKKGASFHNILIFIGAWSTTKVPMFLFEMQALGKRFALSRLAIDLVGITVIAFAIEIAVPKKEVERIYALAAEEEN; from the coding sequence ATGAAAAAGAAAACGCCTTTGCAGCGATATATCCCGGCCATCGTTTCCCTTGCCGCCCTGGGAGCGCTCTCCCTGATCATGCCTGAAATCGCGCCCCGGGCGGGCAAAGCCTTCGTCGACCAGCTTACCTCCATCGCCCTCGTGGTCCCGCCGATTTTCATGCTTCTGGGACTTCTCGACGTATGGGTTCCACGCGATACGATGATCCGATTCATGGGGCCGGACTCAGGAATCCGCGGTCCCGTGCTCGCATTCCTTCTGGGATCGGCCGCCGCGGGCCCCCTCTACGGAGCCTTTCCGGTTGCCGGCGTGCTCATGAAAAAGGGAGCCTCGTTCCACAACATTCTGATTTTCATCGGCGCGTGGTCGACGACCAAGGTGCCCATGTTCCTCTTCGAGATGCAGGCCCTCGGCAAGCGTTTCGCCCTGTCCCGCCTGGCGATCGACCTGGTCGGCATAACAGTCATCGCCTTCGCAATAGAAATAGCGGTTCCGAAAAAAGAAGTGGAACGCATCTACGCCCTCGCGGCAGAAGAGGAAAACTGA
- a CDS encoding NifB/NifX family molybdenum-iron cluster-binding protein — protein MTLALSVWNGRIAPVFDVSERCLIFSGGLEGPLPEPDLFPSFDADDRARFLSGRGVTHLVCGALSREYEDALLDQGIEALSFAAGPVARILEALKAGTLEQELFSMPGCGCPRRRCRRRGQGNRLGPALRGTQ, from the coding sequence ATGACCCTGGCGTTATCAGTGTGGAACGGGCGAATCGCCCCGGTGTTCGATGTTTCCGAACGGTGTCTCATTTTTTCAGGCGGATTGGAAGGACCTCTTCCCGAACCCGACCTCTTTCCCTCGTTCGACGCCGATGATCGGGCTCGGTTTCTTTCGGGCCGGGGGGTGACCCATCTGGTGTGCGGCGCTTTGTCGCGCGAATACGAGGACGCTCTCCTCGATCAGGGAATAGAAGCGCTTTCCTTCGCGGCGGGGCCGGTGGCCAGGATTCTGGAAGCGCTGAAGGCCGGCACTTTGGAACAGGAGCTGTTCTCGATGCCCGGATGCGGCTGCCCCCGCAGACGGTGCAGGAGGCGCGGCCAGGGTAACCGTCTTGGTCCGGCGTTGCGGGGCACGCAGTGA
- a CDS encoding C-GCAxxG-C-C family protein, translating to MNHGEKAVDFFCRGFNCAQSTAAAFAEEAGMDEKTICTMMAGFGGGVGGSREMCGAATGMVWALGLFFGDYDPHDTEAKTRLYRTVREGIHEFTELFGTTCCRELLAKAGCLPKPDPSVRNAEYYSKRPCAHFVQAAAEIADRLKREQITAG from the coding sequence ATGAACCACGGAGAAAAAGCGGTAGATTTCTTTTGCAGGGGCTTTAACTGCGCCCAGTCGACGGCTGCGGCATTCGCCGAAGAGGCCGGAATGGATGAAAAAACAATCTGCACGATGATGGCGGGTTTCGGCGGAGGAGTCGGAGGATCGCGCGAAATGTGCGGCGCGGCGACCGGCATGGTATGGGCGCTGGGATTGTTTTTCGGAGACTACGATCCTCACGACACGGAAGCTAAAACGCGGCTCTATCGGACGGTCCGCGAAGGAATCCACGAGTTCACTGAACTGTTCGGAACAACCTGCTGCAGGGAGCTGCTCGCGAAGGCCGGATGCCTGCCCAAGCCCGATCCGTCGGTGCGGAACGCAGAATACTATTCAAAACGTCCCTGCGCGCACTTTGTACAGGCCGCCGCGGAAATCGCCGACAGGTTGAAAAGAGAGCAGATCACGGCCGGTTGA
- a CDS encoding sigma-54 interaction domain-containing protein produces the protein MIADEAFTARILESISDGVFTVDEEWKISSFNRAAERITGVPRGQAVGRYCFEVFRSNMCESACPLKRTMKTGKPLIDRTGYCVTKKGKRVPISVSTALLTDASGAVIGGAETFRDLSELEDLRKELASRGPNPLFRSKSPSMEPLLGMLPAVAESTASVLIQGETGTGKEVLARTLHSLSPRRDGPFVAVNCSAIPESLLESELFGFRKGAFTGADRDKPGRFALAEGGTLFLDEIGDIPASLQVKLLRVLQEREYEPLGGTKPVRTDVRLVTATNRDLANMANDGSFRRDLYYRINVISLVLPPLRERREDIPDLAAGFLNTFAVRMNRTIDGFSPEVFSRFYAYSWPGNIRELENVVERMVVLAKAPEIDKDLLPPELQSPVVCAKDALSGEAGAGVLRVRDEAERDCILAALDNFGWNRARTAQALDIDKATLWRKMKKYGINRP, from the coding sequence ATGATTGCAGACGAAGCTTTTACAGCCCGGATTCTGGAAAGCATATCCGACGGCGTGTTCACGGTGGACGAAGAGTGGAAGATCAGCTCTTTCAACCGGGCCGCCGAGCGGATCACCGGCGTGCCCCGCGGCCAGGCGGTCGGCCGATACTGCTTTGAAGTATTCCGTTCGAATATGTGCGAATCGGCCTGCCCGCTTAAGCGGACCATGAAGACGGGCAAGCCGCTCATCGACCGTACGGGATACTGCGTCACCAAAAAAGGAAAGCGGGTCCCCATCAGCGTTTCGACCGCCCTGCTGACCGACGCCTCCGGGGCGGTGATCGGAGGGGCGGAAACCTTCCGCGATTTGAGCGAGCTCGAGGATCTCCGCAAGGAGCTGGCGAGCCGCGGTCCGAATCCCCTGTTCCGGAGCAAAAGCCCTTCGATGGAACCGCTTCTCGGAATGCTTCCCGCCGTCGCCGAGTCGACCGCGTCAGTGCTGATTCAGGGAGAGACGGGAACCGGAAAGGAAGTCTTGGCCCGGACTCTTCATTCGCTCAGCCCCCGCAGGGACGGCCCCTTCGTGGCGGTGAACTGCAGCGCCATTCCCGAAAGCCTTCTTGAATCCGAATTATTCGGCTTCCGCAAGGGAGCCTTCACCGGAGCCGACCGGGATAAACCCGGCCGCTTCGCTCTGGCCGAAGGAGGCACTCTGTTTCTCGATGAAATCGGCGATATTCCCGCCTCGTTGCAGGTGAAGCTCCTGCGCGTTTTGCAGGAGCGCGAGTACGAGCCCCTGGGCGGAACCAAACCGGTTCGCACGGACGTTCGGCTCGTAACGGCTACGAACCGCGATCTTGCGAACATGGCGAACGATGGAAGCTTCCGCCGCGACTTATATTACCGGATAAACGTGATCAGCCTCGTTCTTCCCCCGCTGAGGGAGAGGAGAGAGGACATTCCGGATCTCGCCGCGGGTTTTCTGAATACGTTCGCGGTCAGGATGAACCGTACGATAGACGGGTTTTCACCCGAGGTCTTCTCGCGCTTTTACGCGTATTCGTGGCCGGGCAACATCCGCGAACTCGAGAACGTGGTCGAGCGGATGGTCGTTCTCGCCAAGGCGCCGGAGATCGACAAGGATCTGCTTCCGCCGGAGCTTCAGTCTCCGGTCGTCTGCGCGAAGGACGCCCTTTCAGGCGAGGCGGGAGCAGGAGTCCTGCGGGTCCGCGATGAAGCCGAACGGGACTGCATTCTCGCGGCCCTGGACAACTTCGGATGGAACCGCGCCCGTACCGCCCAGGCCCTCGACATCGACAAGGCAACCCTCTGGCGAAAAATGAAAAAGTACGGCATCAACCGGCCGTGA